A portion of the Vulpes vulpes isolate BD-2025 chromosome 5, VulVul3, whole genome shotgun sequence genome contains these proteins:
- the SSH3 gene encoding protein phosphatase Slingshot homolog 3 isoform X2, whose amino-acid sequence MALVTVSRSPPASGHSTPVGPTQGQASKRRSRLQRRQSFAVLRGAVLGLQDGEDNGEAAEASPEAVERPLGEKQPHGDQTDDGHGLQSPRKQEQSQHLHLMVELLRPQDDMRLAAQLEAARPPRLRYLLVVSTREHLSQDETVLLGVDFPDSSSSSCTLGLVLPLWSDTQVYLDGDGGFSVTSGGQSRIFKPISIQTMWATLQVLHQACEAALGSGLVPGGNALTWAAHYQEKLSSDQSCLNEWMAMADLESLRPPSPGPGRPSEQEQMEQAIRAELWEVLDTSDLESITSKEIRQALELRLGRPLQQYRDFIDNQMLLLMAQQDRASRIFPHLYLGSEWNAANLEELQRNRVSHILNMAREIDNFYPERFIYHNVRLWDEESAQLLPHWKETHRFVEAARAQGTRVLVHCKMGVSRSAATVIAYAMKQYGWSLEQALRHVQELRPIARPNPGFLRQLQTYQGILTASRQSHVWEQKVGGASPEEPLAPDVSIPFPPLPPEPGGSGEVKAVGLEESQAALKEEPGPRPRINLRGVMRSISLLEPPPELEGTSGDSDPPEVFSNESSEEDPPEPLPQLSKAKGGRRCGKGPWPALKSRQSVVALNSAALVASRTQAFQEQGEAGGSSTPRLRGKVVRQASVDGSGEEGEA is encoded by the exons ATGGCCCTGGTCACAGTGAGCCGCTCTCCCCCGGCCAGCGGCCACTCCACGCCCGTGGGGCCCACG CAGGGCCAGGCATCCAAGCGGAGAAGCCGGCTCCAGCGAAG gCAGAGCTTTGCAGTGCTCCGTGGGGCtgtcctgggactgcaggatggAGAAGACAATGGAGAAGCAGCTGAGGCCAGCCCGGAGGCAGTGGAGAGACCCTTGGGTGAAAAACAGCCCCACGGGGACCAGACAGATGATGGGCATGGGCTCCAGAGTCCCAGGAAGCAGGAGCAGAGTCAGCATCTGCATCTCATGGTGGAGCTCCTGAGGCCACAGGATGACATGCGCCTG GCAGCCCAGCTGGAGGCAGCACGGCCCCCCCGGCTCCGCTACCTGTTGGTAGTCTCCACAAGGGAACACCTGAGCCAGGATGAGACAGTCCTTCTGGGGGTAGACTTCCCCGACAGCAG TTCCTCCAGCTGCACCCTAGGCCTGGTCTTGCCACTCTGGAGTGACACCCAGGTGTACCTAGATGGAGACGG GGGCTTCAGTGTGACGTCCGGTGGGCAAAGCCGGATCTTCAAGCCGATCTCCATCCAGACCATGTG GGCCACGCTCCAGGTGTTGCACCAAGCCTGTGAGGCGGCTCTCGGCAGTGGTCTCGTGCCAGGGGGCAATGCCCTGACCTGGGCTGCACACTACCAGGAGAAACTGAGCTCTGACCAGAGCTGCCTCAACGAGTGGATGGCCATGGCCGACCTGGAGTCTCTGCGGCCTCCTAGTCCCGGGCCTGGCCG GCCCTCGGAACAGGAGCAGATGGAGCAGGCGATCCGGGCTGAGCTGTGGGAGGTGCTGGACACCAGTGACCTGGAGAGCATCACTTCCAAAGAG ATCCGCCAGGCCCTGGAGTTGCGCCTGGGCCGCCCGCTCCAGCAGTACCGAGACTTCATTGATAACCAGATGCTGCTTCTCATGGCCCAGCAAGACCGTGCCTCCCGCATCTTCCCCCACCTCTACCTG ggctCAGAGTGGAATGCAGCCAACCTGGAGGAGCTACAGAGAAACAG GGTCAGCCACATCTTGAACATGGCCCGAGAGATTGACAACTTCTACCCCGAGCGCTTCATCTACCACAACGTGCGCCTCTGGGATGAGGAGTCAGCCCAGCTGCTCCCCCACTGGAAGGAGACACACCGCTTCGTGGAGGCTGCAAG AGCGCAGGGCACTCGGGTGCTTGTCCACTGCAAGATGGGCGTCAGCCGCTCAGCTGCCACGGTGATCGCTTATGCCATGAAGCAGTATGGCTGGAGCCTGGAGCAGGCCCTGCGCCACGTGCAGGAGCTCCGGCCCATTGCCCGCCCCAACCCGGGCTTTCTGCGCCAGCTGCAGACCTACCAGGGCATCCTGACTGCCAG CCGGCAGAGCCACGTCTGGGAGCAGAAAGTGGGTGGGGCCTCCCCAGAGGAGCCCCTGGCCCCCGATGTCTCCATACCATTCCCACCTCTTCCACCAGAAccagggggcagtggggaggtgAAGGCTGTGGGTCTGGAGGAGAGCCAGGCAGCCCTGAAAGAAGAGCCTGGGCCACGGCCCCGTATCAACCTCCGGGGGGTCATGAGGTCCATCAGCCTCCTGGAGCCTCCCCCCGAGCTGGAAGGCACCTCAGGGGACAGTGACCCGCCAGAG GTGTTTTCAAATGAATCTTCAGAGGAAGACCCTCCAGAGCCTCTCCCTCAGCTCTCAAAGGCCAAGGGAGGCCGGCGTTGTGGCAAGGGGCCTTGGCCTGCCCTGAAATCCCGCCAGTCTGTGGTTGCCCTCAACAGCGCCGCCCTGGTGGCCAGCCGGACCCAGGCCttccaggagcagggggaggctgGTGGTTCCTCCACACCCAGGCTCCGAGGGAAGGTGGTGAGGCAGGCCAGCGTGGatggcagtggggaggagggtgaggccTGA
- the SSH3 gene encoding protein phosphatase Slingshot homolog 3 isoform X4, giving the protein MALVTVSRSPPASGHSTPVGPTQGQASKRRSRLQRRQSFAVLRGAVLGLQDGEDNGEAAEASPEAVERPLGEKQPHGDQTDDGHGLQSPRKQEQSQHLHLMVELLRPQDDMRLAAQLEAARPPRLRYLLVVSTREHLSQDETVLLGVDFPDSSSSSCTLGLVLPLWSDTQVYLDGDGGFSVTSGGQSRIFKPISIQTMWATLQVLHQACEAALGSGLVPGGNALTWAAHYQEKLSSDQSCLNEWMAMADLESLRPPSPGPGRPSEQEQMEQAIRAELWEVLDTSDLESITSKEIRQALELRLGRPLQQYRDFIDNQMLLLMAQQDRASRIFPHLYLGSEWNAANLEELQRNRVSHILNMAREIDNFYPERFIYHNVRLWDEESAQLLPHWKETHRFVEAARAQGTRVLVHCKMGVSRSAATVIAYAMKQYGWSLEQALRHVQELRPIARPNPGFLRQLQTYQGILTARTRGQWGGEGCGSGGEPGSPERRAWATAPYQPPGGHEVHQPPGASPRAGRHLRGQ; this is encoded by the exons ATGGCCCTGGTCACAGTGAGCCGCTCTCCCCCGGCCAGCGGCCACTCCACGCCCGTGGGGCCCACG CAGGGCCAGGCATCCAAGCGGAGAAGCCGGCTCCAGCGAAG gCAGAGCTTTGCAGTGCTCCGTGGGGCtgtcctgggactgcaggatggAGAAGACAATGGAGAAGCAGCTGAGGCCAGCCCGGAGGCAGTGGAGAGACCCTTGGGTGAAAAACAGCCCCACGGGGACCAGACAGATGATGGGCATGGGCTCCAGAGTCCCAGGAAGCAGGAGCAGAGTCAGCATCTGCATCTCATGGTGGAGCTCCTGAGGCCACAGGATGACATGCGCCTG GCAGCCCAGCTGGAGGCAGCACGGCCCCCCCGGCTCCGCTACCTGTTGGTAGTCTCCACAAGGGAACACCTGAGCCAGGATGAGACAGTCCTTCTGGGGGTAGACTTCCCCGACAGCAG TTCCTCCAGCTGCACCCTAGGCCTGGTCTTGCCACTCTGGAGTGACACCCAGGTGTACCTAGATGGAGACGG GGGCTTCAGTGTGACGTCCGGTGGGCAAAGCCGGATCTTCAAGCCGATCTCCATCCAGACCATGTG GGCCACGCTCCAGGTGTTGCACCAAGCCTGTGAGGCGGCTCTCGGCAGTGGTCTCGTGCCAGGGGGCAATGCCCTGACCTGGGCTGCACACTACCAGGAGAAACTGAGCTCTGACCAGAGCTGCCTCAACGAGTGGATGGCCATGGCCGACCTGGAGTCTCTGCGGCCTCCTAGTCCCGGGCCTGGCCG GCCCTCGGAACAGGAGCAGATGGAGCAGGCGATCCGGGCTGAGCTGTGGGAGGTGCTGGACACCAGTGACCTGGAGAGCATCACTTCCAAAGAG ATCCGCCAGGCCCTGGAGTTGCGCCTGGGCCGCCCGCTCCAGCAGTACCGAGACTTCATTGATAACCAGATGCTGCTTCTCATGGCCCAGCAAGACCGTGCCTCCCGCATCTTCCCCCACCTCTACCTG ggctCAGAGTGGAATGCAGCCAACCTGGAGGAGCTACAGAGAAACAG GGTCAGCCACATCTTGAACATGGCCCGAGAGATTGACAACTTCTACCCCGAGCGCTTCATCTACCACAACGTGCGCCTCTGGGATGAGGAGTCAGCCCAGCTGCTCCCCCACTGGAAGGAGACACACCGCTTCGTGGAGGCTGCAAG AGCGCAGGGCACTCGGGTGCTTGTCCACTGCAAGATGGGCGTCAGCCGCTCAGCTGCCACGGTGATCGCTTATGCCATGAAGCAGTATGGCTGGAGCCTGGAGCAGGCCCTGCGCCACGTGCAGGAGCTCCGGCCCATTGCCCGCCCCAACCCGGGCTTTCTGCGCCAGCTGCAGACCTACCAGGGCATCCTGACTGCCAG AAccagggggcagtggggaggtgAAGGCTGTGGGTCTGGAGGAGAGCCAGGCAGCCCTGAAAGAAGAGCCTGGGCCACGGCCCCGTATCAACCTCCGGGGGGTCATGAGGTCCATCAGCCTCCTGGAGCCTCCCCCCGAGCTGGAAGGCACCTCAGGGGACAGTGA
- the SSH3 gene encoding protein phosphatase Slingshot homolog 3 isoform X3 → MVELLRPQDDMRLAAQLEAARPPRLRYLLVVSTREHLSQDETVLLGVDFPDSSSSSCTLGLVLPLWSDTQVYLDGDGGFSVTSGGQSRIFKPISIQTMWATLQVLHQACEAALGSGLVPGGNALTWAAHYQEKLSSDQSCLNEWMAMADLESLRPPSPGPGRPSEQEQMEQAIRAELWEVLDTSDLESITSKEIRQALELRLGRPLQQYRDFIDNQMLLLMAQQDRASRIFPHLYLGSEWNAANLEELQRNRVSHILNMAREIDNFYPERFIYHNVRLWDEESAQLLPHWKETHRFVEAARAQGTRVLVHCKMGVSRSAATVIAYAMKQYGWSLEQALRHVQELRPIARPNPGFLRQLQTYQGILTASRQSHVWEQKVGGASPEEPLAPDVSIPFPPLPPEPGGSGEVKAVGLEESQAALKEEPGPRPRINLRGVMRSISLLEPPPELEGTSGDSDPPEVFSNESSEEDPPEPLPQLSKAKGGRRCGKGPWPALKSRQSVVALNSAALVASRTQAFQEQGEAGGSSTPRLRGKVVRQASVDGSGEEGEA, encoded by the exons ATGGTGGAGCTCCTGAGGCCACAGGATGACATGCGCCTG GCAGCCCAGCTGGAGGCAGCACGGCCCCCCCGGCTCCGCTACCTGTTGGTAGTCTCCACAAGGGAACACCTGAGCCAGGATGAGACAGTCCTTCTGGGGGTAGACTTCCCCGACAGCAG TTCCTCCAGCTGCACCCTAGGCCTGGTCTTGCCACTCTGGAGTGACACCCAGGTGTACCTAGATGGAGACGG GGGCTTCAGTGTGACGTCCGGTGGGCAAAGCCGGATCTTCAAGCCGATCTCCATCCAGACCATGTG GGCCACGCTCCAGGTGTTGCACCAAGCCTGTGAGGCGGCTCTCGGCAGTGGTCTCGTGCCAGGGGGCAATGCCCTGACCTGGGCTGCACACTACCAGGAGAAACTGAGCTCTGACCAGAGCTGCCTCAACGAGTGGATGGCCATGGCCGACCTGGAGTCTCTGCGGCCTCCTAGTCCCGGGCCTGGCCG GCCCTCGGAACAGGAGCAGATGGAGCAGGCGATCCGGGCTGAGCTGTGGGAGGTGCTGGACACCAGTGACCTGGAGAGCATCACTTCCAAAGAG ATCCGCCAGGCCCTGGAGTTGCGCCTGGGCCGCCCGCTCCAGCAGTACCGAGACTTCATTGATAACCAGATGCTGCTTCTCATGGCCCAGCAAGACCGTGCCTCCCGCATCTTCCCCCACCTCTACCTG ggctCAGAGTGGAATGCAGCCAACCTGGAGGAGCTACAGAGAAACAG GGTCAGCCACATCTTGAACATGGCCCGAGAGATTGACAACTTCTACCCCGAGCGCTTCATCTACCACAACGTGCGCCTCTGGGATGAGGAGTCAGCCCAGCTGCTCCCCCACTGGAAGGAGACACACCGCTTCGTGGAGGCTGCAAG AGCGCAGGGCACTCGGGTGCTTGTCCACTGCAAGATGGGCGTCAGCCGCTCAGCTGCCACGGTGATCGCTTATGCCATGAAGCAGTATGGCTGGAGCCTGGAGCAGGCCCTGCGCCACGTGCAGGAGCTCCGGCCCATTGCCCGCCCCAACCCGGGCTTTCTGCGCCAGCTGCAGACCTACCAGGGCATCCTGACTGCCAG CCGGCAGAGCCACGTCTGGGAGCAGAAAGTGGGTGGGGCCTCCCCAGAGGAGCCCCTGGCCCCCGATGTCTCCATACCATTCCCACCTCTTCCACCAGAAccagggggcagtggggaggtgAAGGCTGTGGGTCTGGAGGAGAGCCAGGCAGCCCTGAAAGAAGAGCCTGGGCCACGGCCCCGTATCAACCTCCGGGGGGTCATGAGGTCCATCAGCCTCCTGGAGCCTCCCCCCGAGCTGGAAGGCACCTCAGGGGACAGTGACCCGCCAGAG GTGTTTTCAAATGAATCTTCAGAGGAAGACCCTCCAGAGCCTCTCCCTCAGCTCTCAAAGGCCAAGGGAGGCCGGCGTTGTGGCAAGGGGCCTTGGCCTGCCCTGAAATCCCGCCAGTCTGTGGTTGCCCTCAACAGCGCCGCCCTGGTGGCCAGCCGGACCCAGGCCttccaggagcagggggaggctgGTGGTTCCTCCACACCCAGGCTCCGAGGGAAGGTGGTGAGGCAGGCCAGCGTGGatggcagtggggaggagggtgaggccTGA
- the SSH3 gene encoding protein phosphatase Slingshot homolog 3 isoform X1: MALVTVSRSPPASGHSTPVGPTGQASKRRSRLQRRQSFAVLRGAVLGLQDGEDNGEAAEASPEAVERPLGEKQPHGDQTDDGHGLQSPRKQEQSQHLHLMVELLRPQDDMRLAAQLEAARPPRLRYLLVVSTREHLSQDETVLLGVDFPDSSSSSCTLGLVLPLWSDTQVYLDGDGGFSVTSGGQSRIFKPISIQTMWATLQVLHQACEAALGSGLVPGGNALTWAAHYQEKLSSDQSCLNEWMAMADLESLRPPSPGPGRPSEQEQMEQAIRAELWEVLDTSDLESITSKEIRQALELRLGRPLQQYRDFIDNQMLLLMAQQDRASRIFPHLYLGSEWNAANLEELQRNRVSHILNMAREIDNFYPERFIYHNVRLWDEESAQLLPHWKETHRFVEAARAQGTRVLVHCKMGVSRSAATVIAYAMKQYGWSLEQALRHVQELRPIARPNPGFLRQLQTYQGILTASRQSHVWEQKVGGASPEEPLAPDVSIPFPPLPPEPGGSGEVKAVGLEESQAALKEEPGPRPRINLRGVMRSISLLEPPPELEGTSGDSDPPEVFSNESSEEDPPEPLPQLSKAKGGRRCGKGPWPALKSRQSVVALNSAALVASRTQAFQEQGEAGGSSTPRLRGKVVRQASVDGSGEEGEA, from the exons ATGGCCCTGGTCACAGTGAGCCGCTCTCCCCCGGCCAGCGGCCACTCCACGCCCGTGGGGCCCACG GGCCAGGCATCCAAGCGGAGAAGCCGGCTCCAGCGAAG gCAGAGCTTTGCAGTGCTCCGTGGGGCtgtcctgggactgcaggatggAGAAGACAATGGAGAAGCAGCTGAGGCCAGCCCGGAGGCAGTGGAGAGACCCTTGGGTGAAAAACAGCCCCACGGGGACCAGACAGATGATGGGCATGGGCTCCAGAGTCCCAGGAAGCAGGAGCAGAGTCAGCATCTGCATCTCATGGTGGAGCTCCTGAGGCCACAGGATGACATGCGCCTG GCAGCCCAGCTGGAGGCAGCACGGCCCCCCCGGCTCCGCTACCTGTTGGTAGTCTCCACAAGGGAACACCTGAGCCAGGATGAGACAGTCCTTCTGGGGGTAGACTTCCCCGACAGCAG TTCCTCCAGCTGCACCCTAGGCCTGGTCTTGCCACTCTGGAGTGACACCCAGGTGTACCTAGATGGAGACGG GGGCTTCAGTGTGACGTCCGGTGGGCAAAGCCGGATCTTCAAGCCGATCTCCATCCAGACCATGTG GGCCACGCTCCAGGTGTTGCACCAAGCCTGTGAGGCGGCTCTCGGCAGTGGTCTCGTGCCAGGGGGCAATGCCCTGACCTGGGCTGCACACTACCAGGAGAAACTGAGCTCTGACCAGAGCTGCCTCAACGAGTGGATGGCCATGGCCGACCTGGAGTCTCTGCGGCCTCCTAGTCCCGGGCCTGGCCG GCCCTCGGAACAGGAGCAGATGGAGCAGGCGATCCGGGCTGAGCTGTGGGAGGTGCTGGACACCAGTGACCTGGAGAGCATCACTTCCAAAGAG ATCCGCCAGGCCCTGGAGTTGCGCCTGGGCCGCCCGCTCCAGCAGTACCGAGACTTCATTGATAACCAGATGCTGCTTCTCATGGCCCAGCAAGACCGTGCCTCCCGCATCTTCCCCCACCTCTACCTG ggctCAGAGTGGAATGCAGCCAACCTGGAGGAGCTACAGAGAAACAG GGTCAGCCACATCTTGAACATGGCCCGAGAGATTGACAACTTCTACCCCGAGCGCTTCATCTACCACAACGTGCGCCTCTGGGATGAGGAGTCAGCCCAGCTGCTCCCCCACTGGAAGGAGACACACCGCTTCGTGGAGGCTGCAAG AGCGCAGGGCACTCGGGTGCTTGTCCACTGCAAGATGGGCGTCAGCCGCTCAGCTGCCACGGTGATCGCTTATGCCATGAAGCAGTATGGCTGGAGCCTGGAGCAGGCCCTGCGCCACGTGCAGGAGCTCCGGCCCATTGCCCGCCCCAACCCGGGCTTTCTGCGCCAGCTGCAGACCTACCAGGGCATCCTGACTGCCAG CCGGCAGAGCCACGTCTGGGAGCAGAAAGTGGGTGGGGCCTCCCCAGAGGAGCCCCTGGCCCCCGATGTCTCCATACCATTCCCACCTCTTCCACCAGAAccagggggcagtggggaggtgAAGGCTGTGGGTCTGGAGGAGAGCCAGGCAGCCCTGAAAGAAGAGCCTGGGCCACGGCCCCGTATCAACCTCCGGGGGGTCATGAGGTCCATCAGCCTCCTGGAGCCTCCCCCCGAGCTGGAAGGCACCTCAGGGGACAGTGACCCGCCAGAG GTGTTTTCAAATGAATCTTCAGAGGAAGACCCTCCAGAGCCTCTCCCTCAGCTCTCAAAGGCCAAGGGAGGCCGGCGTTGTGGCAAGGGGCCTTGGCCTGCCCTGAAATCCCGCCAGTCTGTGGTTGCCCTCAACAGCGCCGCCCTGGTGGCCAGCCGGACCCAGGCCttccaggagcagggggaggctgGTGGTTCCTCCACACCCAGGCTCCGAGGGAAGGTGGTGAGGCAGGCCAGCGTGGatggcagtggggaggagggtgaggccTGA